A genomic region of Homalodisca vitripennis isolate AUS2020 chromosome 5, UT_GWSS_2.1, whole genome shotgun sequence contains the following coding sequences:
- the LOC124362729 gene encoding chromatin accessibility complex protein 1: protein MSKSKELQLPVSRIRTIMKSSPDVENIGQDALHLVTKATELFVQFLSQEALKRCDSKELEYKQFAEVVQSSENMMFLREILPKKITVKEYKAMMEKNKENMDMEEGSD from the exons atgtccaaATCGAAAGAACTCCAGCTACCTGTATCGCGTATTAGAACGATAATGAAAAGTTCTCCAGACGTTGAAAATATTGGCCAAGATGCTTTACACTTGGTAACTAAAGCTACT GAATTGTTTGTTCAGTTTCTGTCTCAAGAAGCCCTCAAAAGGTGCGATTCAAAGGAACTGGAATATAAACAATTTGCAGAAGTTGTGCAGTCTAGTGAAAACATGATGTTTTTAAGAG AAATATTACCCAAGAAAATAACAGTCAAGGAATACAAAGCCATGATGGAAAAGAACAAGGAAAATATGGACATGGAAGAAGGTAGTGATTAA